The following is a genomic window from Paralichthys olivaceus isolate ysfri-2021 chromosome 3, ASM2471397v2, whole genome shotgun sequence.
GTGTATTAATGCGTATCCTTCTGAAGTCTCTAAATTCTGTACCCCAACACTGCAGGAAAGGAGGCAAACAAAAAAGAGCGAAGTGCAGCACTGGCTGCTGCAAACAAGTTCATCAAAGACAAGAATTACCCCCCAAATACTAAGGTAATGTGATCATGTGGTTAAAGCCTACTACCAGAACATCATCCTTTCTGTCATCTTTTGCTGTTTATGAATATTCTAGCACTTCTGCTTCTTTCTGACATGTACAGGTCCAGGTAATGCCATCTGGAGCTGAGGCAGCCCTGTTTAAGCAGTTCTTCTTCAATTGGCTTGACAAGTATGAGACTACAGGACCAAGTAATGCCTACATTATTGGTAAAATCGCAAAGGTGGAGCAGATTCCCTTCGATTCCTCCTCACTCCACGACAACCAGATTATGGCTGCCATTCACGGCATGGTGGATGATGGCTCCGGGAAAGTCCAGGTTCGGTCACCAGTCCAAATACAGTCACACTGTATATTAATTTCTTTGAATATCAACATGTAGCTGTGTGTCTGTAGATTTGGCGTGTGGAAAAAGGTGACAAAGTACCTGTTGACCCATCCACTTATGGACAGTTCTTTGGAGGTGACTGCTACCTGGTGCTGTACTCCTACTCTGCAGATGGCAGTCCGAAGCGTATCATCTACACCTGGTGGGTGCTCATCTTATCAACATGGGTCTATCTATCTGTTAGGAGAAACCACTGTAGGCTAATGCCAAAGAGAGCAAATTGGACTTGTGGTGTGAATCCCATGACAAAATTGCAATAAATCAGTAAATCAATAATCCTATAGTCAAACCACAGTTGCTTTTCAGACTTAATAATGATTATTGCCATTAATCTTTGTTCAATGACAAAAGAGGGATACATTTGGGTTTGCTGTCTTTAGGCAAGGACAGAAGTGCACTCAGGATGAGCTGACTGCTTCAGCCTTTCTCACAGTCACACTGGACAACTCCATGGGTGGGGTAGCTACACAGGTAAGAAATTCACtttgaaataaatactttttctttgagaagcAGTTAAACACTTTTTCATTGAGCTATTGCTGTATCTCTGCAGGTTCGTGTCACTCAGGGCAAAGAACCACCTCATCTTGTGAGCCTGTTTAAGAAGAAGCCTTTGGTCATCCACCTGGGTGGGACGTCGCGCGAGCATGGTGAGAGCAAGCCTGCCAGCAAACGGCTCTTCCACATCCGCCAGAGCTCCACCAAAGCCACACGGGCCATTGAGGTCAGTGCTGTTCACTTCAGTGAAACTTTCATGAACTAGACACTTAGTCATAAACTATTCCCTtaatttctccctctctttgcaTCTCGCTGACCCAGGTGGAGCCTGTCGCCTCTTCTCTGAATACCAATGACGTATTTGTGCTGAAGGCATCCAACTCCGTGAAGCTGTGGGTGGGAAAGGGTGGAACTCCAGAAGAGAAGGAGGCAGCCAAGTATGTCGCCAGCCTACTCGGAGGAACAGTCTCTGAGGTGCAGGAGACTAAGGAGCCAGGTGAGTCCTGAAGTTAGAGCACTGACCTGTGCAGGATAACTGCGTTCAACAGATCTTTTGGAAAACAGCTATTCTCCTTTTTGTCAGCTGATTTCTGGGCTTTACTGGGTGGAAAGAAGGAGTACCAGACCTCCAAGACCCTGGAGAACACAGTCAGGGCTCCACGATTGTTTGGTTGTTCTAACAAGACTGGCAGGGTCATAGTGAGTATTTAACCTTTTGTCTATTTCAACTCATTAAAGAAAGCTACGTAGCTTTTCTATTTacaatcatgtttttttcagcCGAACACATTTTTGGTTCCTTTATACTTCCACATTGTAAACATGCACTGCTCAACTTTTAGGCAGAGGAGGTGCCAAGTGAGTTCACACAGCTGGATCTGGctcctgatgatgtcatgattcTGGACTGTGGGAACCAGGTACGGCGCTACATTTCACTTTTACTGAAACTGTTCAGTCTCAGCTCTTGTAGATCTCTGTTGTCTTGCTGACTCATCCATTAATGCCTCTGGGTTATGCTCCCATCAGATCTTCATCTGGGTCGGGAAGGATGCCAATGAGACCGAGAAAACTGAATCACTCAAGATTGGTAATTTAAACAGTAAACATAATTATTAGAGGTGAGGAGACATTATAGAAGTGTTGTATTTCACAAAAGGTTTCCTTGTGTTTCCTTTTCAGCCACAGAATATCTGAGTTCTGACCCCTCTGGCCGTCAAGGCCTCCCCATCACCACCATTAAGCAGGGTGAGGAGCCCCCATCCTTTACCGGCTGGTTCCATGCCTGGGACCCCAAGATGTGGGACAAAGATATGTTGCAGTACATTCAACAGTGTATTCAAAAGAAtt
Proteins encoded in this region:
- the scinla gene encoding scinderin like a gives rise to the protein MPVHKEFEIAGKKPGLQVWRIEKMDLTQVPPQLYGEFFSGDAYILLHTTDAPSYNVHSWIGSEATADERGCAPIFMTQLDDYLGQKPRQFTEFQYEESNTFMSYFKSGVKYKKGGISSGFRHTTEEIVKRLLHIKGRRNIRAIEVDMSWKSFNKGDCFLIDLGETIYHWAGSECNVFECLKATGVAIEIRDNERGGSPEIIYVEEGSEPEEVIKILGPKPDLPSGTSDDKSADKKSKKLASLYLISDAAGSMKTSLVAEKNPFQQDMLSEKDCYILDNAGDNTVFVWKGKEANKKERSAALAAANKFIKDKNYPPNTKVQVMPSGAEAALFKQFFFNWLDKYETTGPSNAYIIGKIAKVEQIPFDSSSLHDNQIMAAIHGMVDDGSGKVQIWRVEKGDKVPVDPSTYGQFFGGDCYLVLYSYSADGSPKRIIYTWQGQKCTQDELTASAFLTVTLDNSMGGVATQVRVTQGKEPPHLVSLFKKKPLVIHLGGTSREHGESKPASKRLFHIRQSSTKATRAIEVEPVASSLNTNDVFVLKASNSVKLWVGKGGTPEEKEAAKYVASLLGGTVSEVQETKEPADFWALLGGKKEYQTSKTLENTVRAPRLFGCSNKTGRVIAEEVPSEFTQLDLAPDDVMILDCGNQIFIWVGKDANETEKTESLKIATEYLSSDPSGRQGLPITTIKQGEEPPSFTGWFHAWDPKMWDKDMLQYIQQCIQKN